The following nucleotide sequence is from Saccharomyces kudriavzevii IFO 1802 strain IFO1802 genome assembly, chromosome: 5.
AAACTACAGGCGCAAGAGAGCACATCACAGCACGTTGTAATAGAACATGTCGACCAAGTCTACTTTTAGTCGCTGGAAGAAGGCGGACCTGATTGATCTGGCCAACAAGCTGGAAATCGGCGGCTTCCCCAACTACGCAAAGAAGAGCGACATGATAGATTTCCTTGAATCTCACTTGACCCATCTCGAGAAGCCCGTGGACTTCAAAGACGACTACCCGGAGCTGAAGTCTTTTTATGAGTCGATGACGGTGGACCAGTCCAAGGATGAAGAGGACGTGTCTGGGTCCGGATCTTCCGACACGGCCGCAAATGACTCCGATCTGGAGAAGGCCTACATCAAGGAGGACGATGAGAGGTCGCAATCTGGCGACGAAGTCAGCGCGATGAGGCCTGATTCAAACACGAGTGCGAGCGCGAGCGCAAACGCTAAGGCGAACTTCAATTTGCTGGATTTCAGCTCGGATCACAACCCATCTACGTCCGCATCGACGAGATTCAAGTTCGATTTCCACGATTACGTCTCTGACATAAGATATCACACGCGAAAGCTGAACGAGAACGTTCAGGATTATCTGTCCACTATTTCTTCCGTCGACACCATCTTTTCCCTCGTGGAATTCTCTTTTCTGCTGAGAAATATATTAGCCGCCGGGAAGCCGACCTCCTCCACTTCTTCGCTCGCATCGTCGCTCGAAGCCGCCGTTGCCGCCCACAACAAATACCAAGATGTGCTGGATTTCTGCCTACCTACACTCACGTGGCTGCTCTTCTTTAGAGGCGTCCCAACATTGGTGTCGTACTACATCAACTTTATCCGGTACGACCTGGACATCGAGTTGGACCCAATGACGTTCAGTCTCTCGAAGTTGCTAATCTCTTTGGCAATCTTCAAAACCTGTAATGATAAAAACTTGGACTTccaatcttttcaatgcGTCAACCAAGTGTGGGCCCAGCTCTGTGCCGTGAACAACTCCCTGGGCATGGTGCCTGTGGTGTTCTCTATGGTTAGCTGCCTACTGGCTCTATACGTACTATAGTATATTCCCttatgtatgtatgtacgGGTAGGTGCGCCGCGTGCGTGTACGTGCCATTCTGTATTATTGTAACAAACCCTCCCTCCCCTTTTATCTCTCAGACACCACTTGCCTCGATTAGCATTTTGTAGATTTCTGTGTTTTCGAACG
It contains:
- the GTT3 gene encoding Gtt3p (similar to Saccharomyces cerevisiae GTT3 (YEL017W); ancestral locus Anc_1.445), with the translated sequence MSTKSTFSRWKKADLIDLANKLEIGGFPNYAKKSDMIDFLESHLTHLEKPVDFKDDYPELKSFYESMTVDQSKDEEDVSGSGSSDTAANDSDLEKAYIKEDDERSQSGDEVSAMRPDSNTSASASANAKANFNLLDFSSDHNPSTSASTRFKFDFHDYVSDIRYHTRKLNENVQDYLSTISSVDTIFSLVEFSFLLRNILAAGKPTSSTSSLASSLEAAVAAHNKYQDVLDFCLPTLTWLLFFRGVPTLVSYYINFIRYDLDIELDPMTFSLSKLLISLAIFKTCNDKNLDFQSFQCVNQVWAQLCAVNNSLGMVPVVFSMVSCLLALYVL